The Elaeis guineensis isolate ETL-2024a chromosome 11, EG11, whole genome shotgun sequence genomic interval ACTTCGCTTCTGTTTGGCGAAAAGCTACCTCCGATAGAAGAGTCTATTTGTTCATAGGTATGAAGATATGACTTGAGAGAAgtattggttttttttttttttttttgacttctagTTTCACGCGGCTGGAGAATAGCTGATATTAGCACATCTCTGAGCCAACAAGAAAGCGAAAAAACCACATTAGTTTCAGTTTTTAAGTGGAAGAGAATAGGTTCAAGTAATCATCAGATACAACTCTTGAAATGTTCTCATTAAAGCAAATTCATACGTTCAGCAGCCCAAATTGATGGACGATGAAATTAATGACTTCTTGGGCAGAATTTGATCAATATGGTTAGGTTCTAAGGCATGTATCTCTCATGATCAGCAAATTCAATAAAGTTGCTCGTTAATTAGCTTGCTTCTTAAGGTATGGCTTAAGAATCTCTGAAAAGTAGGCTAATTTCTCTAAAGATCTTATATATAGAATGTTTCGAGGCATCATAACtcataagatgatttgagatgtTAGGCCTTACAGAAGTTGTACTACCGATCGGTATATTtgtcaaataaaataaatcagacAACATATCTGCCCTGTCAAAGATAATCATTCTTATTTAGGGAACACTCCGAAACAATTATTTTCTATTGCAAGGAAAGTCCGATGGCTGTTTAACAGGTTCAGCTGGGACCAAATTTTCTTGGAAATTATTCTTTGGGAGAAGAGTTTGTTTAGAAATAAATATCTTCCCTTGCTGTCTGTGATGACAACTAAGGGCAACCCTTCTAACAGCCAAcgtttcaagagaaaaaaattactGGTTGTTATAGTAATTTTTATAACAAAAAGTAATAGACATtaacaataaaataaataaataaatggagTTATTTGCTCCAATCTATTTACCCTTTATACAAAATATTTGTTTTTTTGGCAGAAAAATAATTTCTTTTCAGTTGAACATGTCCAAATGGGGAATAGAATTAATGATTCTTATTCTATTCACgtgaatgatgaaaaatatcaaatagttACCGTTGGACAAGGGTCGTTTTAGCAAATTAATGACTAAACAACGACAGCTTTATGTCTATCCATGCATGTGACGGAAGTTTGACAGAACCGTCATTAATGAATGGCACCATTATAGCAATATATTATAGCGTGACTATTTGTAGTAAACTTATTTGCTTTCCAGGTGAGCCACTGCCAGGGGCATATCCGTCATCGAAGGGCGACAGGGAATGGTGGCCCTCCTGTAAATGAGGTGGAAAAGTAAGGGCAAACAGAGGAAGGAAGCCCGGATCTCGCGCGCGATGAATTGGCGACATCGCCGCGTCGAGGATCCCGTCGCCCGACCAAAAGATCGGAAAACCACCAGGCCGGTCAGATCGCCGCTCCTTTCGTAaaccaacccttttttttttttttttttgttttcttggtACAACGTAAACCACCTTTTTAACCCCCCATCTATCCTCCTCCTTCCCGAACCCCAGTTTATCCGAAAACGAACTCCGTTATCGCTGCACGTGTCACCTCATCAAAACCATGTTTTCTGTTTCACAACGTGCAGCCCCATCCGCCTGCTGCCACTGCAACGGATCAAAGTCACATGAATAATTCTAAATTATGACcacttcttatttttatttttttttaaattttggcgtcgtcctttttctctttttaaagaCCCAAATGGATCGGGTCGATGTAAGATTTGACGGGTTTGAGCCAGAGGTTGGGTCTCGTTTCAGGTCAGAGTCAAGTAAGTTTCGGATCCGGGTCCACCCGACCCACTAGCACCAGCACCTTTACCCTTTTGTAGTTATATTTTTCATTTTCTCTGGCCAAACAAAAGGAAAATGTGGCGAGAGTGTGGGTGTGGgtgtcagagagagagagagagagagagggagggagggagagagatgcTATAAGAGATCTGAGAAggggggcgagagagagagagagagagagagagagagagagggtggggtaAAGTAATGGTGTAAAGGTAGTCCTCTCTGTCTCTCCTTTTTGTTCTCTTTGCTGTTGGGAGGGAATCTCACCACCACCAGAGAATGAGGCGATTCCCTCTGAATCTGTGCAGAAATTCTTAGGATCTGAGGGCGGGAGGGGGATCAGAAGACGAAAGATTCCAACTTAGCGAGGATTCTCGGCTGAATCAAGAGGTCTCTTCTGTGATTTGGGGTTGCAGATTGGATTTGAAGCTGGAAAGTATAGAATGGTGAGCATTTGCTGAGAAAGGCGTGACTTTTTGGGTGAAGAAAGGGGATTTTGGGAGATGGTATTGCGTCTTTGGTGCTCTGGTCTTGTGATTTTTTGGTTAAAGGGCTGTAGGTTATCTCGCGCTGTGGACCGGGTTTCTAGAGTTTGAGAGTATTTGGGTTTCTGTTGACAAAGCTTTGAAGTTTCATCAGGGGAAGGGTAGATTTCTTTTATTTAGCTTAGGGTTTCCTAGTGCTTCTGAAGGTGAGTTGGGGTTGGGGTTTGGGTTTTTAGGGTGATATTGAAGGAAGTTCCTCAAAGAAGCTTGCAGACAGGTGGGATTTCTCGCCTTGTGTGAACTTAATTGGGATTATTCCGGTTCTTTCTCTGGTAGCTGTGGTTCTTCTGGTAGAAAGGTGAGAGACTGGATTGATTCGTTAATGTATTCCCTTCCTTTTAAATGTTGTGTTCGCTTCCCTCTATTTCGTTAGCGAATTtccatttttttataatttttggtgaCCTTTATGTTTATTGTGGATCTGTTTTTAGTAGTTCATGCTTAAAGCTAATTTTAAGTTCTTGTTCGCTTTGACTCGTTGTCTTCAGGAATTTGCGAAAGAAGGAATTGTTCATGGTAGAAGATTTGATGGATTTGCTTTGTTAAAAGGTGAGAGCTTTACAAGTTTCACTGCTGCTGGATTTGATCATCTCTAGTCTTAAGCGAAGTGGTTTTTATGTCCAAAACTAAAAGAAATCTTATTTCCTTGACAGCATTCGCTGAAAAATTAGTCGGAAACTAATCAGGACCATGATCACATTGAGCACCGAACCTGTTAAAGAATCGATGAAGGATGCCGACAAGTGCTTGGATTCCCAGCTCTGGCACGCATGCGCTGGAGGGATGGTTCAGATGCCGGCGGTGAACTCCAAGGTGTACTACTTCCCCCAGGGCCACGCGGAGCACGCCCAAGGCATCGTGGACTTTGGGAGCTTTCCCCGTGTCCCGGCGTTCATCCTCTGCCGGGTTACTGCTGTCAAATTCATGGCAGATCCGGAGACGGACGAGGTCTTTGCCAAGATCCAGATGGTTCCAGTTCGATCCAACGAGCCAGACTCTGGCGATGATGGTGGAATGGGCCTCGGTAGCAACGGGGCTGATGTACAGGAAAAGCCAGCTTCTTTTGCCAAGACGCTGACCCAGTCGGATGCCAACAACGGCGGGGGCTTCTCTGTTCCTCGGTACTGTGCCGAGACCATCTTCCCGCGGTTGGATTACTCGGCGGACCCTCCAGTCCAAACTGTTCTTGCCAAGGATGTGCATGGCGAGGTTTGGAAGTTTAGACATATATACAGAGGGACCCCTCGCCGCCACCTGCTTACCACTGGGTGGAGCACTTTTGTGAACCAGAAGAAGCTTGTCGCTGGCGATTCGATCGTGTTCCTGAGAGCAGAGAATGGGGATCTCTGTGTGGGGATCAGACGAGCCAAAAGAGGGGTTGGTGGGGGGCACGAGTCTccgtccgggtggaatccccccACTGGAAATTGTGTCTCAGCCTATGGAGGATTTTCTGTCTTCCTAAGGGAAGAAGAGAATAAGTTGATGAGAAGCAATGGCAATGGTTGTAACTTGGATTCTGGTGGTAATATGAGGGGACGGGGCCGAGTTAGGGCCGATTCCGTTATCGAGGCGGCAACACTCGCAGCTAATGGGCAGCCTTTCGAGGCAATTTACTACCCAAGAGCTGGTACACCAGAGTTCTGCGTGAAAGCTGCAGCGGTGAAGGCAGCGATGAGGATCCAGTGGTGTCCAGGGATGAGATTTAAGATGGCTTTCGAAACTGAGGACTCCTCGAGGATCAGCTGGTTCATGGGAACAATATCCTCTGTTCAGGTTGCAGATCCGATAAGATGGCCTAATTCACCTTGGAGGCTTCTTCAGGTATCCTTTCTATACAGCATACATGGACTGTGGACTTTCTTATGCATTCTATTATTTTGTGTTATTTATGTAGTAATTCCTTTTTCTTTGTACAGTTTGGCCTCGGTTTTTTATATTCAGTCTCCTTTTAAATATAATGTTGGATTTGGACCAGCAAATTTGTTGGCTTATCAGAAGAAAATGTTATGTTTTGGATGCCAATCTGGTTCTTATTCGTTTTCCTTGTGATTTCTTGCTTCTTTCATATAGAAGAGGAACAGATTTAGGGTGAACATGTATACCGACAATTTTTGTAGCCTGCCTGTGTTCCTACTTACCATGAGCTGCGAAGGAACTTTATGCGACCATTTGTGTACTCTTTTTTCTACCTAGGCTCAAGTAATTATCTATGAAACTTGACGTATGCTTGTATGTATTGTTAGTGCTGATGCAGATGTATTATATTTTGCTTTAAGTTTGCCTTCACACCTACAATGAGACATTGCCTGGAGCTTTGCTTCTGGAATATACATTATACTTGCTCTCTGTAGTTTAATACCATTATTCTTTTGTAAAGAATTCTCTTTTCTTCTGAGGTTGATCGATATGATTGATTTCTTCTGGAATCATGCATCAGTAGCTGTCTTACCTGCCAAATTAGAATATCTATTCATACTACTTGCTTCTATTTCCAAATTTATATCATGATGAATATTCACAGTATATCCTTTTTTTACATCAACTTATTTTTGGAAGACCTTGCTCAGGATTTTGTGCCTGCTTTTGGCTAAGAACATGTATATCTAAGCAGGATATAGACTAAAAGTATTTGCATAGCAATCCGGTGGAAGCCTAGCATGATTAACTTTCAAAAGATGAGTGCTTTATATGTATTGCTTTCAAGATAAGAGCGTACTTTTGTTGAACAACTAACTCTTAAATGATGCATTTTTACACAAGCAAATTGGCGTATTTTTTTGAAGCCTCTGTGTTACCATGTTTTCTGCACCTCTTTTTGCTTCATTTTATATGAACCTTGTGAATTATGTGGCTCACTCACAAACCAACTATTTCGAGTAGGCAAAATAGATGAGAGAAATATTTTGAAGCTCCTCTTGTTAGTTCTAGTCAACATTTTACTGAAGCTTCAGTATGATATTTGACATGCTGATGATACCTGTACCTTTCTTTCCGGACCTATGCAAAAGATGACCTTAGACATGAATAACTTAGTGAGCTGTATTTTCATAGACATGCTTTCTTCTCACCTCCTCAAATATCTGTGTTTTCCTTCTGTGCATTGTATTAATAGCTCTCTTGATTTGCAGTATCACAACCTCCGAAACTTTGTTTTTGCTTCTCATTTTTCATTTCTCTTCTCTAATTCATTGCTACACTGTAACCTTCCTTGAAATGGTTTTGCTGCAGGTGACATGGGACGAACCAGATCTATTACAGAATGTGAAACGTGTGAGCCCATGGCTGGTAGAACTGGTTTCTAACATGCCAGCTATCCATTTAACACCCTTCTCACCACCGCGGAAGAAGCTTTGCATCCCCCAGCGCCCTGATTTTCCCATTGAAGGCCAACTTCCAACTCCGGCTTTCCCCAGAAACCCCTTTGGGCCCGGGAGCAGCCCCTTGTGCTGCTTCCCAGACAGCACTCCTGCAGGCATACAGGGAGCCAGGCATGCTCAATTTGGTttatctctatcagatctccgcCTCAACAAACTGCAGCCGGGTCTGTTCCATGCTGGGCTTCACCATCTTGATCAAGCCACTGCACACTCTAGAATCCCTACAGGACTTATCTTTGGCAATCCTGCCATTCATGACAATGTCTCTTGTTTGTTAACCATCGGCAATCCTTCTCAGGGAACAAAGAAATTATGCAATGGAAGGTCACCTCAGTTAGTCCTCTTTGGACAGCCAATACTCACTGAACAGCAGATATCTTTGAGCAATTCTGGGGACACAGTCTCCCCTGGAGTTACTGGAAACAGTTCGTTGGATGGTAATCCTGAAAGGACCACAAACGTATCAGATGGTTCTGGCTCTGCAGTTCATCAAAATGGGCTTGCAGAGAATTCATCATGTGATGGATTTCCATGGTACAGGGATCGCCAAGCATCTGAGCTTGGTCTGGAGACTGGACACTGCAAGGTGTTCATGGAATCAGAGGATGTAGGTCGTACACTGGACCTTTCTGTCCTTGGCTCATATGAAGAGCTGTACGGGAGGCTTGCTGACATGTTTGGGATTGATAAATCCGAGATGATGAGCCATGTGCTTTACCGAGATGCAGTGGGTGCGGTTAAACAAACTGGAGATGAACCGTTCAGGTGAGGATTACAATCAGAGCTTATAGCATATCGAGTTTCTAGAGTTAGTCTCTCTGGCTGATGGAGATTTATGGTAATTGGTTTTAAGTCCGGTGTGTCCTTACGAGATACCATAGGAGTGTGCCTTTCTCTCTTTTAGTGGCATTCTCCTTTTTTCCTGATATT includes:
- the LOC105054508 gene encoding auxin response factor 18 codes for the protein MITLSTEPVKESMKDADKCLDSQLWHACAGGMVQMPAVNSKVYYFPQGHAEHAQGIVDFGSFPRVPAFILCRVTAVKFMADPETDEVFAKIQMVPVRSNEPDSGDDGGMGLGSNGADVQEKPASFAKTLTQSDANNGGGFSVPRYCAETIFPRLDYSADPPVQTVLAKDVHGEVWKFRHIYRGTPRRHLLTTGWSTFVNQKKLVAGDSIVFLRAENGDLCVGIRRAKRGVGGGHESPSGWNPPTGNCVSAYGGFSVFLREEENKLMRSNGNGCNLDSGGNMRGRGRVRADSVIEAATLAANGQPFEAIYYPRAGTPEFCVKAAAVKAAMRIQWCPGMRFKMAFETEDSSRISWFMGTISSVQVADPIRWPNSPWRLLQVTWDEPDLLQNVKRVSPWLVELVSNMPAIHLTPFSPPRKKLCIPQRPDFPIEGQLPTPAFPRNPFGPGSSPLCCFPDSTPAGIQGARHAQFGLSLSDLRLNKLQPGLFHAGLHHLDQATAHSRIPTGLIFGNPAIHDNVSCLLTIGNPSQGTKKLCNGRSPQLVLFGQPILTEQQISLSNSGDTVSPGVTGNSSLDGNPERTTNVSDGSGSAVHQNGLAENSSCDGFPWYRDRQASELGLETGHCKVFMESEDVGRTLDLSVLGSYEELYGRLADMFGIDKSEMMSHVLYRDAVGAVKQTGDEPFSEFMKTARRLTILTDSGSDNVGR